The following proteins are encoded in a genomic region of Gossypium hirsutum isolate 1008001.06 chromosome D05, Gossypium_hirsutum_v2.1, whole genome shotgun sequence:
- the LOC107902544 gene encoding uncharacterized protein, which produces MRMIKYMFLAYKTLAFNLLRGCCSFSKTRPLLKSSTSKMTVHGPWNQLPNDIGSSIFERLDLEDRLRFDLVCKQWRSNIKRTPQLLWLMLPYDRNSQYLSFFDMCEGKIRKFNLPGSAQGGWFSGCSKGWLFLVTGMDVDDLRIFLFDPISRSQIPLPPLSTISSFKHSFTARHPGWNPAACIINGVEISSSDESQCIVVMPMRAFCIIRTLSDGRIWWNQMVNYWWLLKYMTE; this is translated from the exons ATGAGGATGATCAAATATATGTTTCTTGCCTATAAAACTTTGGCGTTTAATCTATTGAGAGGTTGCTGTTCGTTCTCCAAGACCAGGCCATTGTTGAAGTCATCCACAAGCAAGATGACTGTTCATGGACCTTGGAACCAACTTCCCAATGACATAGGGAGTTCAATCTTTGAGCGTTTGGATTTAGAGGATCGTCTCCGGTTCGACCTTGTCTGCAAGCAATGGAGATCAAATATAAAGCGAACTCCACAGCTACTATGGCTGATGCTCCCTTACGACCGAAATTCTCAATATTTGAGTTTCTTTGATATGTGTGAGGGCAAAATTCGTAAGTTTAATCTCCCTGGATCCGCCCAAggaggttggttttctgggtgTTCTAAAGGTTGGCTTTTCCTCGTCACAGGCATGGATGTTGATGATCTACGAATATTTTTGTTTGATCCCATCTCAAGGTCTCAAATTCCGCTTCCACCATTGTCGACAATATCAAGTTTTAAACATAGTTTCACTGCTAGACACCCTGGATGGAACCCTGCTGCTTGCATAATCAATGGAGTTGAAATATCTTCCTCTGATGAATCACAATGCATAGTAGtg ATGCCGATGAGAGCATTTTGTATTATAAGGACTCTTTCCGATGGCCGTATTTGGTGGAATCAAATGGTCAATTATTGGTGGTTACTCAAATATATGACAGAATAA